A DNA window from Bacteroides cellulosilyticus contains the following coding sequences:
- a CDS encoding putative LPS assembly protein LptD codes for MTPLKANTFISFILLLVLLLLSGEAFSQRRRGRTVPTGTERTDTFNIEGVQRGDTLLKGDTLQNDTIQLQPAGKKKQPLDAPVIYEATDSIVFTQNGIANLYGDGKVNYQKIELAAEVITMNMDSSTVFAHGVEDSLKVIQGRPVFKDGDTPYETNTIRYNFKSKKGLISNVVSQQGEGYVTGNNAKKGMNDELYMKSGRYTTCDNHDHPHFYMQMTYAKVRPKKNVVTGPAYLVIEDVPLPLAVPFFFFPFSSSYSSGFIMPSYMDDSTRGFGLTDGGYYFAISDKMDLKLRGDIFTKGSWALNAETNYNVRYKFSGLFQASYQVTKTGDKGLDDYAVAKDFKVVWSHRQDPKASPNSSFSASVNFSSSSYERTNIGNMYNAQAMTQNTKTSSISYSRNFPDQKLSIAATGNIAQSMKDSSIAVTLPDLNITLSTIFPFKRKNAVGNEKWYEKISLRYSGRLSNSITTKDDLLFKSNLVKDWKNGMKHEIPISATFTLFKYFNVTPSVSYTERWYTRKVMKDWDPNIGTSGREVETDTIYGFHRVYNYSASLGVNTKIYGMYKPLFMKKKEIQIRHVITPSVSISAAPDFGSSRYGYYDTYIKPNADGTQDTITYSPYAGQMFGVPGQGRSGNISFQISNNLEMKYKDKNDSIRKVSLIDELGASISYNTAAKVRPWSNLTLNLRLKLSKNYTFSMSSVFATYAYAFDKNGRVVTSDRTEWSYGRFGRFQGYGNSFSYTLNNDTWKKWKAFFTGEKSEDDGKGNEQTDADSESDETDDAGTSNTPTKRKKEKAAVDDDGYQVFKMPWSINLSTGFNITEDTSRPINRESMRYPYKFSLNALNINGNVKISNKWAVSFNSGYDFNAKKIVQTSFNITRDLHCFSMSASLSPFGTWKYYSFVIRANASILQDLKYDKKSQTQTNIKWY; via the coding sequence ATTACGCCATTGAAAGCAAATACATTCATATCATTCATACTACTACTTGTCTTACTCCTGCTCTCCGGCGAGGCTTTTTCGCAACGTCGGCGTGGAAGAACTGTTCCCACAGGAACCGAGCGGACAGACACCTTTAATATAGAAGGTGTACAAAGAGGAGACACTTTATTGAAGGGGGATACCCTGCAAAACGATACGATACAATTGCAGCCTGCCGGTAAGAAAAAGCAACCTTTGGATGCTCCGGTGATTTATGAAGCTACTGACTCTATTGTGTTCACTCAGAATGGTATTGCCAATTTATATGGAGATGGGAAGGTGAACTATCAGAAGATAGAGTTGGCTGCCGAGGTGATTACTATGAATATGGACAGTAGTACGGTTTTTGCCCATGGTGTGGAAGACTCATTAAAAGTCATACAGGGGAGACCAGTCTTCAAAGATGGGGATACACCTTATGAGACGAATACGATTCGGTATAATTTTAAGAGTAAAAAGGGCTTGATTAGTAATGTAGTCAGTCAGCAAGGTGAAGGATATGTGACCGGTAATAATGCTAAGAAGGGTATGAACGATGAGCTGTACATGAAGAGCGGCCGTTATACTACCTGTGATAATCACGATCATCCTCACTTCTACATGCAGATGACCTATGCCAAAGTACGCCCCAAGAAAAATGTAGTGACGGGGCCTGCTTATCTGGTTATTGAGGATGTCCCGCTACCTCTTGCCGTACCGTTTTTCTTCTTTCCTTTCTCCAGTAGTTATTCATCAGGTTTCATCATGCCAAGTTATATGGATGACTCTACCCGTGGATTTGGTTTGACGGATGGCGGTTACTATTTCGCTATCAGCGACAAGATGGATTTGAAACTGCGCGGTGATATCTTTACTAAAGGCTCCTGGGCTTTGAATGCGGAGACCAATTATAATGTTCGTTATAAATTCTCCGGTCTGTTTCAGGCCAGCTATCAGGTGACTAAAACCGGTGATAAAGGCCTGGATGACTATGCAGTAGCAAAAGACTTCAAAGTTGTTTGGTCACATCGCCAGGATCCCAAGGCCAGTCCGAATTCGTCATTCTCGGCCAGTGTGAACTTCTCGTCCAGTAGCTACGAGCGTACTAATATCGGTAATATGTACAATGCGCAGGCTATGACGCAGAATACCAAAACATCCAGTATCAGCTACTCACGTAACTTCCCCGATCAGAAACTTTCTATTGCTGCTACCGGTAATATTGCGCAGAGTATGAAGGATTCTTCGATTGCCGTAACTTTACCGGATTTGAATATTACTTTGAGTACTATTTTTCCTTTCAAACGGAAAAATGCAGTAGGTAATGAGAAGTGGTATGAGAAGATTTCTCTCCGCTATAGTGGCCGCCTTTCTAACAGTATTACTACGAAAGATGATCTTCTGTTCAAATCCAATCTGGTGAAGGACTGGAAGAACGGAATGAAACATGAAATACCTATCAGTGCTACGTTTACATTGTTCAAGTACTTCAATGTAACTCCATCGGTGAGTTATACGGAGCGTTGGTATACACGTAAGGTGATGAAAGACTGGGATCCGAATATAGGTACCAGTGGGCGGGAAGTAGAAACTGATACTATTTATGGTTTCCATCGAGTATATAACTATAGTGCCAGTCTGGGTGTTAATACAAAGATTTATGGTATGTATAAACCTTTGTTTATGAAGAAAAAGGAAATACAGATTCGACATGTCATAACTCCTTCTGTCAGTATCAGTGCAGCTCCTGACTTTGGTTCTTCCCGCTATGGTTACTATGATACTTATATTAAACCCAATGCTGATGGAACACAAGATACGATCACTTATTCTCCATATGCCGGACAAATGTTCGGAGTGCCTGGACAAGGAAGATCTGGAAATATTTCATTCCAGATATCCAATAACTTGGAAATGAAATATAAGGATAAGAATGACTCAATACGCAAGGTCAGTCTGATTGATGAGTTGGGTGCGAGTATTTCTTATAATACGGCTGCTAAGGTGCGTCCATGGAGTAACCTGACATTAAATTTGCGTTTGAAATTGAGTAAGAACTATACCTTCAGTATGAGTTCAGTCTTTGCTACTTATGCTTATGCCTTTGATAAAAACGGTAGGGTTGTAACGAGTGACCGCACAGAGTGGTCTTACGGACGTTTTGGACGTTTCCAGGGCTATGGGAACTCTTTCAGTTACACGCTTAATAACGATACATGGAAGAAGTGGAAAGCATTCTTTACCGGAGAGAAGAGTGAAGATGATGGAAAAGGAAACGAACAGACTGATGCGGACAGTGAAAGTGACGAAACTGATGATGCGGGAACAAGTAATACGCCTACCAAGCGGAAGAAGGAAAAAGCTGCTGTAGATGATGACGGTTATCAGGTTTTCAAAATGCCTTGGTCTATAAATCTAAGTACAGGTTTTAATATAACAGAAGATACCTCCAGACCAATCAACAGAGAGAGCATGCGTTATCCGTATAAGTTTAGTCTGAATGCGCTTAATATTAATGGTAATGTTAAGATTTCCAATAAGTGGGCAGTCAGCTTCAACTCCGGTTATGACTTTAATGCTAAAAAGATAGTACAGACTTCTTTCAATATAACGCGTGACTTGCACTGTTTCAGCATGTCTGCCAGTCTTTCTCCATTTGGTACATGGAAGTACTATAGCTTCGTTATCCGTGCCAATGCCAGTATTCTGCAAGATTTGAAATATGATAAGAAGAGTCAGACACAGACTAATATTAAATGGTATTAA
- a CDS encoding HD domain-containing protein — protein MSPVTIIDKYYPEDNERKHILLVHSRLVAEKALSIADHHPELQLDKDFLYEAGMLHDIGIFLTNAPGIFCFGDQPYICHGYLGADLMRQEGYPRHALVCERHTGAGLSLDDIISQNLPVPHRDMLPVSLEEQVVCFADKFYSKTHLEREKTVEKARKSLSNFGNAGLKRFDRWCEQFL, from the coding sequence ATGTCACCCGTTACAATCATCGATAAATATTATCCGGAGGATAATGAACGGAAACACATCTTGTTGGTGCATAGTCGTTTGGTGGCCGAGAAGGCTCTTTCAATTGCTGATCACCATCCGGAGCTTCAGTTGGATAAAGACTTTTTATATGAAGCCGGCATGCTGCATGATATCGGAATCTTTCTGACTAATGCTCCGGGAATCTTCTGTTTTGGCGATCAGCCCTATATCTGTCATGGCTATTTAGGGGCAGATCTGATGCGTCAGGAAGGATATCCCCGGCATGCGTTGGTATGTGAAAGGCATACGGGCGCAGGACTATCTCTGGATGATATTATTTCGCAAAACCTGCCAGTACCTCATCGGGATATGCTCCCGGTTAGCCTGGAAGAGCAAGTCGTTTGTTTTGCCGATAAGTTTTATTCCAAGACTCATCTGGAGCGGGAAAAAACAGTGGAGAAAGCCCGAAAAAGTCTTTCAAATTTCGGTAATGCAGGTCTGAAACGTTTTGATCGCTGGTGCGAACAGTTCTTGTAG
- a CDS encoding ArnT family glycosyltransferase yields MSDDRKKAFWFIALLSMLVILPFLGETIFYSKGEPREAIVAFSMLESGNWILPVNYGTDIAYKPPFLYWAIAAISSLFGGVSEYSSRLPSAIAFLAMQLVFFSFIAKRKGVKTAFLASILLLSSFEVHRAAVACRVDMLQVSFIVISLCLLFRWDEKECRGIPWLAVLLMGCATLTKGPVGSIFPCVCIGIYQLLRGRSFWKTFFLLLPVGILSLIPYAAWAGAAYAQGGQSFVDLMLEENTGRFMGKMSYGSHENPIWYNFLTVIWGWIPWTLVLLISLFGLKWKNMRVLPEGISFGERIGKAWKKFRSQSPLQLFTWVVILFIFIFYCIPKSKRSVYLLPIYPFMAVLIAEYLLALVQRGAKVFKISAHIFASLCLILTVTFIVVRLGLIPDSLFGTGRHAAENVSFMHALESVSLSIPKWCLVVLPLIAAVCTWMGVAKRAGAYSLLYSIAGCMLCLFVSLDGVYQPTVLAVKSDKHLVNQIREYVPQGTVYSYDGMSFYCANFYMNDQMRHFEKDLPSGEGYVVLPERGKELLFEEFGNTYDFEEIFLTKKRSCDLRDEIYMYKFKKK; encoded by the coding sequence ATGTCAGATGATAGGAAGAAAGCGTTCTGGTTTATAGCGCTACTCAGTATGCTTGTGATACTCCCTTTTCTGGGGGAAACCATTTTTTATTCTAAAGGTGAACCACGTGAGGCCATTGTTGCCTTTTCTATGTTAGAGAGTGGTAACTGGATACTTCCGGTGAATTATGGTACCGATATAGCTTATAAGCCTCCTTTCCTCTACTGGGCCATTGCTGCCATCTCTTCTCTTTTTGGAGGAGTGTCAGAGTATTCATCCCGCCTGCCGTCTGCTATTGCATTCCTGGCTATGCAGTTGGTGTTCTTCTCTTTTATAGCAAAACGTAAGGGTGTAAAAACAGCTTTTCTGGCTTCTATCCTTCTTCTGTCTTCTTTTGAAGTACATCGGGCAGCGGTAGCTTGCCGTGTAGATATGTTGCAGGTGTCGTTTATTGTTATTTCATTGTGTTTACTGTTTCGTTGGGATGAGAAGGAGTGCCGCGGCATTCCCTGGCTGGCTGTTTTACTGATGGGCTGTGCCACATTGACCAAAGGACCGGTAGGTTCTATATTCCCATGTGTCTGTATCGGTATTTACCAGTTGTTGCGTGGACGTTCTTTCTGGAAGACATTCTTCTTGTTATTGCCTGTAGGAATCCTTTCTTTGATTCCTTATGCAGCCTGGGCGGGCGCAGCTTATGCACAAGGCGGACAGTCTTTTGTCGATTTAATGTTGGAAGAGAATACCGGTCGCTTCATGGGAAAGATGTCCTACGGATCACATGAGAATCCGATATGGTATAATTTCCTAACTGTTATCTGGGGCTGGATACCCTGGACTTTGGTATTGCTGATATCTCTCTTTGGACTGAAATGGAAAAACATGCGTGTGTTACCTGAGGGGATATCTTTCGGCGAACGTATTGGGAAAGCCTGGAAAAAATTCCGTTCACAGTCGCCCTTGCAATTGTTCACATGGGTGGTAATTCTCTTTATTTTCATATTCTATTGCATCCCCAAGAGTAAACGTAGCGTTTATCTGCTTCCCATCTATCCATTTATGGCAGTGCTGATAGCTGAATATTTATTAGCTTTGGTGCAGCGTGGGGCAAAAGTATTTAAAATCTCTGCACATATATTTGCGTCTCTGTGTTTGATACTTACGGTTACTTTCATAGTGGTACGTTTAGGGCTGATACCGGATAGTCTTTTTGGAACCGGTCGTCATGCTGCTGAAAATGTATCTTTTATGCATGCTTTGGAATCGGTTTCTCTGTCTATTCCTAAATGGTGTCTGGTGGTGCTTCCTTTGATAGCGGCCGTCTGCACATGGATGGGAGTAGCGAAGCGGGCCGGCGCTTACTCCTTATTATATAGTATCGCCGGATGTATGCTTTGTCTTTTCGTTTCTCTGGATGGGGTCTATCAACCTACGGTGTTGGCAGTTAAATCGGACAAGCACCTGGTTAACCAAATCAGGGAATATGTGCCGCAGGGAACGGTCTACTCATATGATGGCATGAGCTTCTATTGTGCAAATTTCTATATGAATGATCAGATGCGTCATTTTGAGAAGGATTTGCCGTCCGGTGAGGGATATGTTGTTTTGCCGGAGAGAGGAAAAGAACTGTTGTTTGAAGAATTTGGAAATACATACGACTTTGAAGAGATTTTCCTTACGAAGAAGCGCAGTTGCGATTTGCGTGATGAGATTTATATGTATAAGTTTAAAAAGAAATAA
- a CDS encoding GtrA family protein: MKRQKKLPEFIRFIMVGVFATALHYGLYFIFQRFINVNIAYSIGYILSFIANFYLTALFTFGKKPSWKKAFGFGGAHLINYILHISLLNLFLWLGFSKPFAPIPVFTIAIPVNFLLVRFVFKYKER; the protein is encoded by the coding sequence ATGAAGAGACAGAAAAAACTGCCGGAATTTATTCGTTTCATTATGGTAGGTGTCTTTGCCACCGCTCTGCACTATGGTTTATATTTTATATTCCAGCGATTCATCAATGTAAATATAGCCTACAGCATAGGCTACATACTCAGCTTTATTGCTAATTTTTATCTGACAGCCCTTTTTACCTTCGGAAAGAAGCCATCCTGGAAGAAAGCTTTTGGCTTCGGGGGAGCCCATCTGATCAACTATATCCTGCATATAAGTTTACTGAATCTGTTCCTTTGGTTAGGCTTTTCCAAACCCTTCGCCCCCATACCGGTATTTACCATCGCTATCCCGGTAAACTTCCTGCTAGTGAGATTTGTTTTCAAATACAAAGAAAGATAA